One Ostrea edulis chromosome 2, xbOstEdul1.1, whole genome shotgun sequence genomic region harbors:
- the LOC125678133 gene encoding uncharacterized protein LOC125678133, with translation MPTGHVLPGYGQPVTYLRRAKSAYPLDKTKLKEYAAFNVPAPERNELLRIKSQARDQWMGLDRAATTYDFQFQCRDLDQPTKSRPTSPTRKNKPHPPLVFLTNRLHYIPGYHNADTSINKPVYQVDASVPYEEQAQRWAIRDKYIGKPNAKAINQYTDKYGYREYFDPVEAQAAEAWTKIADDKDLYQLPNVLEENKGRHITEPHVERGIPLEEPTRPKTAMASTHRWMKYAGAAENAELHRALEAIRNREQLPNMMRYSRNAIGSTEMRRRTEIDAMQRTRYINKPSRGDFLMHPDWPSSIPHHHVD, from the exons ATGCCAACGGGTCATGTATTGCCCGGCTATGGGCAACCCGTGACTTATCTCCGAAGGGCTAAATCAGCCTACCCGTTAGACAAAACTAAGCTAAAGGAATACGCCGCGTTTAATGTGCCTGCTCCAGAAAGAAACGAGCTTCTTCGCATCAAAAGCCAAGCCAGGGATCAATGGATGGGACTGGATCGAGCTGCAACTACGTACGATTTCCAGTTTCAGTGCCGAGATCTCGATCAACCAACCAAATCTAGACCCACCTCTCCGACCAGGAAAAACAAACCACATCCTCCACT CGTCTTCCTTACAAATCGTCTCCACTACATACCTGGGTATCACAATGCAGATACAAGCATCAACAAACCAGTATATCAAG TTGATGCAAGTGTACCTTATGAGGAGCAAGCACAGCGCTGGGCCATAAGAGACAAATACATAGGCAAACCAAATGCTAAAGCCATCAACCAATACACAGATAAATAT GGATATCGGGAGTATTTCGACCCAGTGGAAGCACAGGCTGCAGAAGCATGGACCAAGATAGCAGACGATAAAG ATCTGTACCAATTACCAAACGTCTTAGAGGAAAACAAGGGAAGACACATCACAGAGCCACACGTAGAG CGCGGAATACCCTTAGAAGAACCTACCAGACCCAAAACCGCGATGGCTTCTACACACCGATGGATGAAATACGCAGGCGCGGCAG AGAATGCAGAATTGCATCGTGCACTCGAAGCCATTCGGAATAGGGAGCAGCTGCCAAACATGATGCGTTATTCTAGAAACGCCATTGGATCAACAGAAATGAGACGACGGACTGAAATAGATGCCATGCAAAGGACGCGGTACATTAACAAGCCGTCACGTGGTGACTTTTTAATGCATCCTGATTGGCCGTCTAGTATACCTCATCACCACGTGGACTAG